The proteins below are encoded in one region of Pedococcus aerophilus:
- a CDS encoding carbamate kinase, whose amino-acid sequence MRVLIALGGNAMTGPDGSATPQAQRDAIATAMDHVASVVAAGHEVVVTHGNGPQVGNLLVKNELAAHVVPPVPLDWCGAQTQGTIGFTALDTLEAAFAVRGLDRRAAAVVTRTLVDPLDPGFTTPTKPVGRFLPHEQALPLIEHGETWQDRGDKGWRRMVASPEPLEVLDTHTVLTLLAAGYVVVAAGGGGIPVVRQADGSVQGVEAVVDKDLTAAVLAQAVGADALVIATDVAHAVVGFGRESARPLGRVPLEEMEAYAADGEFASGSMGPKVEAALRFVRCGGRRSVITALDRIADAVEGEVGTVIESATATTTSTTTPTTTATPTGR is encoded by the coding sequence ATGCGCGTCCTGATCGCGCTCGGCGGCAACGCCATGACCGGCCCCGACGGCAGCGCCACGCCCCAGGCGCAGCGCGACGCGATCGCCACGGCGATGGACCACGTCGCCTCCGTGGTGGCCGCCGGGCACGAGGTCGTCGTCACCCACGGCAACGGCCCCCAGGTCGGCAACCTGCTCGTCAAGAACGAGCTCGCCGCGCACGTCGTCCCACCGGTCCCGTTGGACTGGTGCGGTGCCCAGACGCAGGGAACCATCGGCTTCACCGCCCTCGACACGCTCGAGGCCGCCTTCGCCGTCCGCGGACTCGACCGTCGCGCCGCCGCCGTCGTCACCCGCACGCTCGTGGACCCGCTCGACCCGGGGTTCACCACCCCCACCAAGCCCGTCGGCCGGTTCCTCCCCCACGAGCAGGCTCTGCCGCTCATCGAGCACGGCGAGACGTGGCAGGACCGTGGCGACAAGGGGTGGCGCCGCATGGTCGCCTCCCCCGAGCCGCTCGAGGTCCTCGACACCCACACGGTCCTGACCCTCCTCGCCGCGGGCTACGTCGTCGTCGCAGCCGGTGGCGGCGGCATACCGGTGGTGCGGCAGGCCGATGGGTCGGTCCAGGGCGTCGAGGCCGTCGTCGACAAGGACCTCACCGCGGCCGTCCTCGCCCAGGCTGTCGGTGCCGACGCCCTCGTCATCGCCACCGACGTCGCGCACGCCGTCGTGGGTTTTGGCCGCGAGTCCGCACGCCCGCTGGGCCGGGTGCCGCTCGAGGAGATGGAGGCGTATGCCGCGGACGGCGAGTTCGCCTCCGGCTCCATGGGCCCCAAGGTCGAGGCGGCGCTCCGCTTCGTGCGGTGCGGCGGGCGTCGCAGCGTCATCACTGCTCTCGACCGCATCGCCGACGCCGTCGAGGGCGAGGTCGGCACCGTCATCGAGTCGGCCACTGCCACAACGACATCGACCACAACTCCCACAACCACCGCAACGCCAACCGGAAGGTGA
- a CDS encoding ring-opening amidohydrolase translates to MPEAIEVRKVPLHSVSDASELAKLIDDGVIEASRVVAVIGKTEGNGGVNDYTRIIADRAFREVLVEKGADPAKVKEIPIVWSGGTDGVISPHATIFATVPADQAEQSDEPRLTVGFAMSEVLLPEDIGRTAMVTKVADAVKVAMERAGITDTADVHYVQTKTPLLTIDTIRDAKSRGHDVFTEDTLTSMDVSNGGTALGIAVALGEIEMPRDEDVLRDRTLFSSVASCSSGVELDRAQVVVVGNTRGIGGRYRIGHSVMRDALDADGIWESIRDAGLELPDRPHSTDLQGRLVNVFLKCETSQDGAVRGRRNAMLDDSDVHWHRQIKAAVGGVTASVTGDPAVFVSVSAAHQGPDGGGPVAAIVDLGSGDPTGYRGPDPA, encoded by the coding sequence GTGCCCGAAGCCATCGAGGTCCGCAAGGTGCCGCTCCACAGCGTCTCCGACGCCAGCGAGCTCGCGAAGCTCATCGACGACGGCGTCATCGAGGCCTCTCGTGTCGTCGCCGTCATCGGCAAGACCGAGGGCAACGGCGGCGTCAACGACTACACCCGCATCATCGCCGACCGGGCGTTCCGCGAGGTGCTGGTCGAGAAGGGCGCCGACCCCGCCAAGGTCAAGGAGATCCCGATCGTCTGGTCCGGTGGGACCGACGGCGTCATCAGCCCGCACGCGACGATCTTCGCGACCGTGCCCGCCGACCAGGCCGAGCAGTCCGACGAGCCGCGGCTGACGGTGGGGTTCGCGATGAGCGAGGTGCTGCTCCCCGAGGACATCGGCCGCACCGCCATGGTCACCAAGGTCGCCGATGCCGTGAAGGTGGCGATGGAGCGCGCCGGCATCACCGACACGGCCGATGTCCACTACGTGCAGACCAAGACGCCGCTGCTCACGATCGACACCATCCGGGACGCCAAGAGCCGCGGCCACGACGTCTTCACCGAGGACACCCTCACGTCGATGGACGTCTCCAACGGCGGCACCGCCCTCGGCATCGCCGTCGCCCTCGGCGAGATCGAGATGCCGCGCGACGAGGACGTCCTGCGCGACCGCACGCTCTTCTCCTCGGTCGCCTCCTGCTCGTCCGGCGTCGAGCTCGACCGCGCCCAGGTGGTCGTCGTCGGCAACACCCGCGGCATCGGCGGCCGCTACCGGATCGGCCACTCGGTCATGCGCGACGCCCTCGACGCCGACGGCATCTGGGAGTCGATCCGGGACGCCGGTCTCGAGCTTCCCGACCGCCCGCACTCCACGGACCTGCAGGGACGCCTGGTCAACGTGTTCCTCAAGTGCGAGACCAGCCAGGACGGAGCCGTCCGCGGTCGCCGCAACGCCATGCTCGACGACTCCGACGTGCACTGGCACCGCCAGATCAAGGCGGCCGTCGGTGGCGTCACGGCCTCGGTCACCGGCGACCCGGCGGTGTTCGTCTCGGTGTCAGCCGCCCACCAGGGCCCTGACGGAGGCGGCCCCGTGGCCGCGATCGTCGACCTCGGCTCCGGTGACCCCACCGGATACCGGGGCCCCGACCCCGCCTGA